A single Saccharomyces paradoxus chromosome II, complete sequence DNA region contains:
- the CHS2 gene encoding chitin synthase CHS2 (Chitin synthase II~similar to YBR038W): protein MTRNPFMVEPSNGSPNRRGASNLSKFYASANSNSRWANPSEESLEDGYDQSNVFQGLPASPSRAALRYSPDRRHRTQFYRDSAHNSPVAPNRYAANLQESPKRAGEAVIHLSEGSNLYAHGNADIPVDPYHLSPQQQPSNNLFGSGRLYSQSSKYTMSTTSTTAPSLAEADDEKEKYLTSTTSYDDQSTIFSADTFNETKFELNHPTRQQYVRRANSESKRRMVSDLPPPSKKKALLKLDNPIPRGLLDTLPRRNSPEFTEMRYTACTVEPDDFLREGYTLRFAEMNRECQIAICITMYNEDKYSLARTIHSIMKNVAHLCKREKSHVWGPNGWKKVSVILISDGRAKVNQGSLDYLAALGVYQEDMAKASVNGDPVKAHIFELTTQVSINADLDYVSKDIVPVQLVFCLKEENKKKINSHRWLFNAFCPVLQPTVVTLVDVGTRLNNTAIYRLWKVFDMDSNVAGAAGQIKTMKGKWGLKLFNPLVASQNFEYKISNILDKPLESVFGYISVLPGALSAYRYRALKNHEDGTGPLRSYFLGETQEGRDHDVFTANMYLAEDRILCWELVAKRDAKWVLKYVKEATGETDVPEDVSEFISQRRRWLNGAMFAAIYAQLHFYQIWKTKHSVVRKFFLHVEFLYQFVQMLFSWFSIANFVLTFYYLAGSMNLVIKHGEALFIFFKYLIFCDLASLFIISMGNRPQGAKHLFITSMVILSICATYSLICGFVFAFKSLASGTESHKIFVDIVISLLSTYGLYFFSSLMYLDPWHMFTSSIQYFLTLPAFTCTLQIFAFCNTHDVSWGTKGSTQESKQLSKAIVVQGPDGKQIVETDWPQEVDKKFLEIKSRLKEPEFEESSGNEKQSKNDYYRDIRTRIVMIWMLSNLILIMSIIQVFTPQDTDNGYLIFILWSVAALAAFRVVGSMAFLFMKYLRIIVSYRNKVEGSGSWEVSKLDLSNVFHKKG from the coding sequence ATGACGAGAAATCCATTCATGGTGGAACCCTCGAATGGGTCGCCTAACAGACGTGGTGCTTCAAACCTCTCAAAGTTTTATGCGAGCGCTAACAGTAACTCTCGGTGGGCCAACCCGAGTGAGGAGAGTTTGGAGGATGGTTATGACCAATCGAACGTTTTCCAAGGCCTTCCGGCATCTCCTTCTAGAGCTGCGTTAAGATACTCCCCAGATCGTCGTCATAGAACTCAATTTTATCGCGATAGTGCACACAACTCCCCTGTTGCTCCTAACAGGTATGCTGCTAATCTACAAGAGTCTCCCAAAAGAGCAGGCGAAGCTGTTATACATCTGAGTGAGGGCAGTAACCTTTACGCTCACGGTAATGCCGATATACCGGTAGATCCCTACCACCTATCACCTCAGCAGCAACCTAGTAACAATCTGTTTGGGAGTGGCAGGTTATATTCTCAAAGCTCGAAATACACGATGTCTACTACTTCCACAACGGCACCCTCTCTCGCAGAAGCAGAcgatgaaaaggaaaaataccTCACTTCGACCACTTCTTATGATGATCAGTCTACAATCTTCTCTGCAGACACTTTCAATGAAACTAAGTTCGAACTGAACCATCCGACGAGACAGCAGTATGTAAGACGTGCCAATTCTGAGagcaaaagaagaatggtCTCAGACTTGCCTCCCCcaagcaagaaaaaggcACTACTGAAACTAGACAACCCTATACCAAGAGGTTTGTTAGATACTTTGCCTCGGAGAAATTCTCCTGAGTTTACGGAAATGAGATACACAGCTTGCACTGTGGAACCTGACGATTTTCTGAGAGAAGGCTACACTTTAAGATTTGCCGAGATGAACAGAGAATGTCAAATCGCCATTTGTATTACTATGTACAATGAAGATAAATATTCGCTGGCAAGAACTATCCATTCCATCATGAAAAATGTTGCTCATCTTTGCAAGCGTGAAAAATCCCATGTCTGGGGCCCCAACGGCTGGAAAAAGGTCTCTGTTATTTTGATTAGTGACGGTAGAGCAAAAGTCAACCAGGGATCTCTTGACTACTTAGCTGCTCTGGGTGTTTACCAAGAAGATATGGCCAAGGCTTCTGTCAATGGTGATCCGGTCAAGGCGcacatttttgaattgaCGACTCAGGTTTCTATCAATGCCGACCTGGATTACGTCTCAAAGGACATTGTCCCCGTGCAATTAGTCTTTTGTctaaaggaagaaaacaagaaaaagattaaTTCCCATCGTTGGCTGTTCAATGCATTTTGTCCTGTCTTGCAACCTACTGTCGTTACTTTGGTTGATGTTGGTACACGTTTGAACAATACAGCAATTTACAGATTATGGAAGGTTTTTGATATGGATTCAAACGTGGCCGGCGCTGCAGGTCAGATTAAGACTATGAAGGGAAAGTGGGGATTGAAGCTTTTCAATCCATTAGTTGCATCGCAAAATTTCGAATATAAGATTTCGAATATTTTAGATAAACCATTAGAAAGTGTTTTCGGTTATATCTCTGTTCTTCCTGGTGCCCTATCCGCATATAGATATAGAGCCTTGAAAAACCATGAAGATGGAACTGGTCCTCTTAGATCGTATTTTCTTGGTGAAACTCAAGAGGGCAGAGACCATGACGTCTTCACTGCAAACATGTACTTGGCTGAAGACAGAATTCTTTGTTGGGAATTGGTCGCCAAACGAGATGCAAAATGGGTTCTAAAATATGTTAAGGAAGCCACTGGTGAAACGGATGTCCCTGAAGACGTTTCCGAATTTATTTCCCAAAGAAGACGTTGGTTGAATGGTGCAATGTTTGCTGCAATTTATGCCCAATTACATTTCTAtcaaatttggaaaactAAACATTCTGTCGTGCGCAAGTTCTTCCTGCATGTTGAGTTTCTTTACCAATTTGTTCAAATGCTTTTTTCCTGGTTTTCTATCGCAAATTTTGTCCTTACCTTTTACTATTTGGCAGGATCAATGAATTTGGTTATTAAACATGGTGAGGCcttattcatttttttcaaatatttgatcTTTTGTGACTTGGCAAGTTTATTCATTATTTCCATGGGTAATAGACCTCAGGGCGCGAAACATTTATTCATTACTTCCATGGTTATACTATCTATATGCGCCACATATTCTCTGATTTGCGGGTTTGTTTTTGCTTTCAAGTCATTGGCTTCTGGAACAGAATCACACAAGATATTTGTCGACATCGTTATTTCATTACTCTCCACCTATGGCCTCTACTTTTTCTCATCACTAATGTACCTAGATCCTTGGCACATGTTTACATCATCTATACAGTATTTTTTGACACTTCCCGCCTTTACATGTACCCTACAGATTTTTGCCTTTTGTAACACGCACGACGTTTCTTGGGGTACTAAAGGATCCACACAGGAATCAAAGCAATTATCCAAGGCCATTGTTGTTCAAGGACCAGATGGGAAACAGATTGTGGAAACAGACTGGCCTCAGGAAGTCGATAAGAAGTttttagaaataaaaagcCGCTTGAAGGAACCggaatttgaagaatcaAGCGGAAATGAAAAGCAATCCAAGAATGACTATTATAGAGATATAAGAACCAGAATTGTGATGATTTGGATGCTGTCAAATCTCATACTGATTATGTCTATTATTCAAGTCTTCACTCCACAAGATACTGACAATGGTTATTTGATCTTTATTTTATGGTCTGTGGCTGCTTTAGCTGCCTTTAGAGTGGTTGGTTCTATGGCCTTCTTGTTCATGAAATATTTGCGCATAATAGTAAGCTACAGAAATAAAGTGGAAGGCAGCGGCTCTTGGGAAGTTTCCAAATTAGACTTATCAAACGTTTTCCACAAAAAGGGCTAG
- the SCO1 gene encoding Cu-binding protein SCO1 (Copper-binding protein of mitochondrial inner membrane~similar to YBR037C): MLKLSRSANLRLLHDSSRFQLRTARMSGNGAKLLTQRGFFTGTRLWQPNGKKPLSRVPVGGTPIKDNGKVREGSIEFSTGKAIALFLAVGGALSYFFNKEKHRLETQKEAEANRGYGKPSLGGPFHLEDMYGNEFTEKDLLGKFSIIYFGFSNCPDICPDELDKLGVWLNTLSSKYGITLQPLFITCDPARDSPAVLKEYLSDFHPSILGLTGTFDEVKNACKKYRVYFSTPPNVKPGQDYLVDHSIFFYLMDPEGQFVDALGRNYDEKTGVDKIVEHVKSYVPAEQRAKQKEAWYSFLFK; the protein is encoded by the coding sequence ATGCTGAAGTTATCGAGAAGTGCCAATCTGAGATTGCTCCATGACAGTTCCAGGTTTCAATTGCGAACCGCAAGAATGAGTGGCAATGGCGCTAAATTGCTCACTCAAAGGGGATTCTTCACTGGAACGCGCCTGTGGCAACCAAATGGCAAGAAACCATTAAGCAGAGTACCTGTAGGAGGTACGCCCATCAAGGATAACGGGAAAGTGCGGGAAGGCTCGATCGAGTTTTCCACGGGGAAGGCCATTGCTCTATTCCTAGCAGTCGGTGGAGCGCtttcttatttcttcaacaaggAGAAACACAGATTGGAGACGCAGAAGGAGGCTGAAGCAAACAGAGGGTACGGGAAACCTTCGCTAGGAGGACCCTTTCATCTGGAGGACATGTATGGCAATGAGTTTACGGAGAAAGACCTTCTGGGTAAGTTTTCTATAATATACTTTGGGTTTAGTAATTGCCCCGACATCTGTCCTGATGAACTGGACAAGCTCGGTGTATGGCTCAACactctttcttcaaagtatGGCATTACTCTGCAGCCGTTGTTTATAACCTGCGACCCAGCGAGAGACTCCCCTGCTGTATTGAAAGAGTACTTGAGCGACTTTCATCCCTCCATCTTGGGATTGACGGGGACGTTCGATGAGGTAAAGAACGCATGCAAGAAGTACAGAGTATACTTTTCTACGCCTCCAAACGTCAAACCGGGCCAAGATTATTTGGTAGACCActccattttcttctatctCATGGACCCTGAGGGACAGTTCGTGGACGCCTTGGGTAGAAATTATGACGAGAAGACAGGCGTGGATAAGATCGTGGAACACGTCAAGAGCTATGTGCCTGCAGAGCAGCGCGCTAAGCAGAAGGAGGCTTGGTACTCCTTCTTATTTAAATAG
- the CSG2 gene encoding mannosylinositol phosphorylceramide synthase regulatory subunit (Endoplasmic reticulum membrane protein~similar to YBR036C) yields MSTTLLWFSSVIGYVIQTKCLSNIQSRKEIPVGPNGTIATPETNGDNGNSSSLTFYLTFMYFASWLLLVPASRLWKKMRPMFVSDPDSNRNSQFDSNNSGSVTNEDVDTFSHVLDDPQPRIPAQQQKQKIISVATFKYVAKLTVLALIMIVADLTYNMALSLSPAFDVALMQNTAIFEIVTLLYGVCGISRKNYVFRNFLIMMNAVIGILIISYTKATCDMLAGKLSVNPNTGELSDPFLFDRLKGALICGLGALIMGPFAVLWNRWFCSNISKNENSAVVLVKQSTHMALIGIIGMIILLPFIPKFPSRGSMESISLFYNDKSFWFSLLGSIIFGSLPSLISILELNRKAPAEYLTTCNLGAIIFMGLAEWVCEPTQTTIVRWEVIGYIMLTVSLLVLSVTLGEGKYHH; encoded by the coding sequence ATGTCCACTACACTACTTTGGTTTTCGAGTGTAATAGGCTACGTGATTCAAACAAAATGTTTGTCTAATATACAATCCAGGAAAGAAATCCCTGTGGGACCCAATGGCACAATCGCAACACCCGAAACTAACGGCGACAATGGAAACTCAAGCTCATTAACCTTCTATCTGACCTTTATGTATTTTGCATCGTGGCTGCTCTTGGTACCTGCATCTCgactttggaagaaaatgagaCCGATGTTTGTCTCTGACCCTGACTCGAACAGAAATTCCCAGTTCGACAGCAACAATAGCGGGTCTGTGACAAACGAAGATGTTGACACATTCTCGCACGTGTTGGACGATCCTCAACCACGGATCCCAGCCCAACAGCAGAAGCAAAAAATCATATCTGTGGCTACTTTCAAATATGTGGCTAAGCTAACAGTACTGGCTCTCATAATGATTGTCGCTGATTTGACCTACAACATGGCTTTGTCATTATCACCAGCATTTGATGTTGCTTTGATGCAGAACACTGCCATTTTCGAAATTGTTACCTTACTATATGGTGTTTGTGGGATCTCCAGAAAGAACTACGTTTTCCGTAATTTCCTCATCATGATGAACGCAGTCATTGGCATTTTGATTATCTCATACACGAAGGCTACCTGTGATATGCTTGCTGGGAAGCTGTCCGTCAACCCTAACACGGGAGAACTTTCAGACCCTTTCTTGTTTGACAGGTTGAAGGGTGCTCTGATTTGCGGTCTCGGTGCCTTGATCATGGGACCGTTTGCCGTGTTATGGAACCGTTGGTTTTGCAGTAACATTTCCAAAAACGAAAACTCTGCTGTGGTCTTGGTTAAGCAAAGTACCCATATGGCCCTAATCGGTATTATTGGTATGATAATACTTTTGCCATTCATTCCAAAATTCCCCTCCCGTGGATCCATGGAATCCATCTCCTTGTTCTATAATGACAAGAGCTTTTGGTTTTCTCTACTAGGTTCGATTATCTTTGGATCCTTACCGAGCTTGATTTCGATACTAGAGCTGAATCGCAAGGCTCCTGCTGAATATTTGACAACATGCAACCTGGGGgctattatttttatggGGTTGGCTGAATGGGTTTGCGAACCTACGCAAACCACCATCGTTAGATGGGAAGTCATAGGATACATAATGTTAACTGTAAGTTTGTTGGTCCTATCGGTAACGCTCGGGGAAGGTAAATACCACCATTAG
- the FAT1 gene encoding long-chain fatty acid transporter FAT1 (Very long chain fatty acyl-CoA synthetase and fatty acid transporter~similar to YBR041W), with the protein MSPIQVVVFVLSRIFLLFFRLIKIIITPIQKPLGYLFGDYFKELDRRYGFKEDWYIIPYFLKSVFCYIIDVRRHRFQNWYLFIKQVQQNGDHLAISYTRPMAEKGEFQLETFTYTETYDIVLRLSHILHVDYNVQAGDYVAIDCTNKPLFVFLWLSLWNIGAIPAFLNYNTKGTPLVHSLKISNITQVFIDPDASDPIRESEEEIKNALPNVKLNYLEEQDLMHELLNSRSPEFLQQDKIRTPLGLTDFKPSMLIYTSGTTGLPKSAIMSWRKSSVGCQVFGHVLHMTNESTVFTAMPLFHSTAALLGACAILSHGGCLALSHKFSASTFWKQVYLTGATHIQYVGEVCRYLLHTPISKYEKMHKVKVAYGNGLRPDIWQDFRRRFNIEVIGEFYAATEAPFATTTFQKGDFGVGACRNYGSVIQWFLSFQQTLVRMDPNDDSVIYRNSKGFCEVAPVGEPGEMLMRIFFPKKPETSFQGYLGNAKETKSKVVRDVFRRGDAWYRCGDLLKADEYGLWYFLDRMGDTFRWKSENVSTTEVEDQLTASNKEQYAQVLVVGIKVPKYEGRAGFAVIKLSDNSLDIPAKTKLLNDSLARLNLPSYAMPLFVKFVDEIKMTDNHKILKKVYREQKLPKGLDGNDTIFWLKNYKRYEVLTAADWEAIDSQTIKL; encoded by the coding sequence ATGTCCCCCATACAGGTTGTTGTCTTTGTCTTATCAAGGATTTTCCTGCTATTCTTTAGGCTAATTAAGATAATTATAACCCCTATCCAGAAGCCGCTAGGTTACCTATTTGGTGATTATTTTAAAGAATTAGATCGTAGATATGGATTCAAGGAGGACTGGTATATTATCCCttactttttgaaaagcgTGTTTTGTTATATCATTGATGTGAGAAGGCATAGATTTCAAAACTggtatttatttattaaacAGGTCCAGCAAAATGGTGACCATTTAGCTATTAGTTACACCCGTCCCATGGCTGAAAAAGGAGAATTTCAACTCGAAACGTTTACGTATACTGAAACTTATGACATAGTGCTGAGATTGTCTCATATCTTGCATGTCGATTATAATGTCCAGGCCGGTGACTACGTGGCAATCGATTGTACCAATAAGCCTCTTTTCGTATTTTTATGGCTTTCTTTGTGGAACATTGGCGCTATTCCAGCTTTCTTAAACTATAATACTAAGGGCACTCCGTTGGTTCACTCTTTAAAGATCTCCAATATTACGCAGGTATTCATTGACCCTGACGCCAGTGATCCGATCAGAgaatctgaagaagaaatcaaaaatgcACTTCCCAATGTTAAATTAAACTATCTTGAGGAACAAGATTTAATGCATGAACTTTTAAATTCGCGATCACCGGAATTCTTGCAACAAGACAAAATTAGAACACCATTAGGTTTGACCGATTTCAAACCCTCCATGTTAATTTATACGTCTGGAACCACGGGCTTACCTAAATCAGCTATTATGTCTTGGAGAAAATCTTCGGTAGGTTGCCAAGTTTTCGGTCATGTTTTACATATGACTAATGAAAGCACTGTTTTCACAGCAATGCCTCTGTTCCATTCCACTGCCGCCTTATTAGGTGCATGCGCCATTCTGTCCCACGGTGGTTGCCTTGCGTTATCGCATAAGTTTTCTGCCAGTACATTTTGGAAGCAAGTTTATTTAACAGGAGCTACGCACATTCAATATGTCGGAGAAGTCTGTAGGTACCTCTTACACACTCCGATTTCCAAGTATGAAAAGATGCATAAGGTGAAGGTTGCTTATGGTAACGGGCTGAGACCTGACATTTGGCAGGATTTTAGAAGAAGGTTCAATATAGAAGTTATTGGTGAATTCTATGCCGCAACCGAAGCTCCTTTTGCTACAACCACTTTCCAGAAAGGCGACTTTGGAGTTGGTGCATGTAGGAACTATGGTTCTGTCATTCAATGGTTTCTGTCATTCCAACAAACATTGGTGAGGATGGATCCAAATGACGATTCTGttatatatagaaattCTAAGGGTTTCTGTGAAGTGGCCCCCGTTGGCGAACCAGGTGAAATGTTAATGAGAATCTTTTTCCCTAAAAAACCAGAAACTTCTTTCCAAGGTTATCTTGGTAATGCGAAGGAAACAAAGTCCAAGGTTGTGAGGGATGTTTTCAGGCGTGGCGATGCTTGGTATAGATGTGGGGATTTATTAAAAGCGGACGAATATGGATTGtggtattttcttgatagaATGGGTGATACGTTCAGATGGAAATCTGAAAACGTTTCCACTACTGAAGTAGAAGATCAGTTGACGGCTAGTAACAAAGAACAATATGCACAAgttcttgttgttggtATTAAGGTACCTAAATATGAGGGTAGAGCTGGTTTTGCGGTTATTAAATTAAGTGACAACTCTCTTGACATCCCTGCCAAGACTAAATTATTAAATGATTCCTTGGCCCGGTTAAATCTACCGTCTTATGCTATGCCTTTATTTGTTAAATTTGTcgatgaaatcaaaatgaCTGATAACCAtaagattttgaagaaggttTATAGAGAGCAAAAATTACCGAAGGGTTTGGATGGTAATGACACCATTTTCTGGCTCAAGAATTATAAGCGTTACGAAGTTTTAACCGCTGCTGATTGGGAAGCTATCGATTCTCAAACAATTAAATTATGA
- the CST26 gene encoding putative acyltransferase (transferase involved in phospholipid biosynthesis~similar to YBR042C): MLHQKITHKVREVVVPGISLLIFFQGCLILLFLQLTYKTIYCRNNVRKQIGLNKTKRLFIVLVSSILHVVAPSAVRITTENSSVPKGTFYKDLKKNRILSHLKSNSVTICNHQIYTDWIFLWWLAYTSNLGANVFIILKKSLASIPILGFGMRNYNFIFMSRKWAQDKITLSNSLAGLDSNARGVGSLAGKSPERISEEGESIWNPEVIDPEQIHWPYNLILFPEGTNLSADTRQKSAKYAAKIEKKPFKNVLLPHSTGLRYSLQKLKPSIENLYDITIGYSGVKQEEYGELIYGLKSIFLEGRYPKLVDIHIRAFDVKDIPLEDEHEFSEWLYKIWSEKDALMERYYSTGSFVSDLETNHSVTDSFKINRIELTEVLILPALTIIWLVYKLYCFFF; encoded by the coding sequence ATGCTgcatcaaaaaataacCCATAAAGTTAGAGAAGTTGTCGTCCCAGGTATTTCTCTATTGATTTTCTTCCAGGGATGtcttattcttttgtttctccAACTTACCTATAAGACTATTTACTGTAGAAATAATGTAAGGAAACAAATCGGTCTTAATAAAACCAAAAGACTATTTATTGTCTTAGTATCATCCATTCTGCATGTGGTCGCACCATCTGCTGTGAGAATCACTACTGAAAATTCCAGTGTTCCCAAAGGTACTTTTTATAAAGacttaaagaagaatagaATTTTATCTCATTTGAAATCCAATTCTGTGACTATTTGTAATCACCAAATCTACACGGATTGGATATTTTTATGGTGGTTAGCATATACATCGAACTTAGGGGCTAACGTGTTCATCATCCTAAAAAAATCGTTGGCATCTATTCCTATTCTGGGTTTCGGTATGAGAAATtataatttcatttttatgaGTAGAAAGTGGGCTCAAGATAAAATAACCCTAAGCAATAGCCTTGCTGGCCTTGATTCGAATGCAAGGGGTGTCGGCTCACTTGCTGGGAAGTCGCCTGAGCGCATAAGTGAGGAAGGCGAGAGCATATGGAACCCAGAGGTTATTGATCCAGAACAAATCCATTGGCCGTATAATCTCATCCTCTTCCCTGAAGGTACAAATCTCAGCGCTGACACCCGGCAAAAGAGTGCTAAATACGCTGCCAAAATAGAGAAAAAGCCGTTTAAAAATGTACTATTACCTCATTCTACAGGGTTGAGATACTCGCTACAAAAGTTGAAGCCAAGTATTGAAAATCTTTATGATATTACGATTGGCTACTCCGGTGTGAAGCAAGAAGAATATGGGGAGCTGATATACGGGTTGAAGAGCATATTTTTAGAAGGAAGATACCCGAAGTTAGTCGACATTCATATCAGAGCATTTGATGTCAAAGATATCCCCTTAGAAGACGAACATGAATTTTCGGAATGGCTGTACAAAATTTGGAGTGAGAAGGATGCTTTAATGGAAAGATATTATTCCACAGGATCATTTGTAAGTGATCTAGAAACAAACCATTCGGTTACCGATAGCTTCAAAATCAATCGTATCGAATTAACCGAGGTGCTAATACTACCAGCTTTAACAATAATTTGGTTGGTTTATAAActctattgtttttttttttaa
- the ATP3 gene encoding F1F0 ATP synthase subunit gamma (Gamma subunit of the F1 sector of mitochondrial F1F0 ATP synthase~similar to YBR039W), translating to MLSRIVSSNATRSVMCHQAQVGILYKTNPVRTYATLKEVEMRLKSIKNIEKITKTMKIVASTRLSKAEKAKISAKKMDEAEQLFYKNAETKNLDVEATEAGAPRELIVAITSDKGLCGSIHSQLAKAVRRHLNNQPNADIVTIGDKIKMQLLRTHPDNIKLSINGIGKDAPTFLESALIADKLLNVMKAGTYPKISIFYNDPVSSISFEPSEKPIFNAKTIEQSPSFGKFEIDTDANVPRDLFEYTLANQMLTAMAQGYAAEISARRNAMDNASKNAGDMINRYSILYNRTRQAVITNELVDIITGASSLG from the coding sequence ATGTTGTCAAGAATTGTATCTAGCAATGCAACACGCTCCGTGATGTGCCACCAAGCCCAAGTGGGCATTCTTTACAAGACTAACCCAGTGAGAACTTACGCTACTTTGAAAGAAGTGGAAATGCGTTTGAAATCCATCAAGAATATTGAGAAGATCACGAAGACTATGAAGATTGTTGCATCTACAAGATTGAGTAAAGCTGAAAAGGCTAAAATCTCCGCAAAGAAGATGGACGAAGCTGAGCAGTTGTTTTACAAGAACGCcgaaaccaaaaatttggatGTCGAGGCTACAGAAGCAGGTGCTCCTAGAGAATTGATCGTTGCTATTACCTCGGATAAGGGATTGTGTGGTTCCATCCACTCCCAATTGGCTAAAGCTGTGAGAAGACATTTGAACAATCAACCAAACGCCGATATAGTCACCATTGGTGATAAGATTAAGATGCAACTATTGAGAACCCATCCTGACAACATCAAATTGTCTATCAATGGTATTGGTAAAGATGCCCCAACTTTTCTAGAATCTGCTTTGATTGCTGATAAGTTATTGAATGTCATGAAAGCCGGCACCTATCCAAagatttccattttctaCAATGACCCAGTGTCTTCCATATCTTTTGAACCTTCTGAAAAACCGATCTTTAACGCCAAGACCATTGAACAGTCCCCATCGTTCGGTAAATTCGAAATCGACACGGACGCAAACGTTCCAAGAGATTTGTTTGAATACACTTTGGCTAACCAAATGTTGACAGCAATGGCTCAAGGTTATGCTGCTGAAATCTCTGCCAGAAGAAACGCTATGGACAACGCCTCCAAGAACGCTGGTGACATGATCAACCGTTACTCTATCTTGTATAACAGAACAAGACAAGCCGTTATCACTAATGAATTGGTTGATATTATTACTGGTGCTTCCTCTTTGGGATGA
- the FIG1 gene encoding Fig1p (Integral membrane protein required for efficient mating~similar to YBR040W), producing MVAISMIWFFTKRMPRIFALAFNLISIFLLIFLLIGCYNPSNQSTFLVKYKFDDNSPFYSIIEKSYEKSNTTIGLEEVIIRSGYMGVCIDNIPSQYSSYNNMTTFSNSICYARKNLSSVPLYRDLEIQLSNIASSSSKTQSSVVLNILKLAQLTSVNVIHPYVLMTTVILTILMFLFILYVTVPKLPFKLAVNRFLLLLSPTIVLTWGIGAMWTHVGINASYRLVPSSSMNIITVKKGKKAATMAWFSFAFLLLDSVILWLIFLRDRKSLKEEIDNVPCAQGRYNNYSSDSSTLHSKV from the coding sequence atggtcGCTATCTCAATGATTTGGTTTTTCACCAAACGTATGCCTAGGATATTTGCATTAGCCTTTAatttaatttcaatatttcttttgatttttctccTAATCGGCTGCTACAATCCGTCAAATCAATCAACCTTTTTAGTCAAGTACAAATTTGATGATAACTCACCGTTTTATTCGATCATAGAAAAATCGTATGAAAAATCCAACACGACCATAGGCCTAGAGGAAGTCATTATAAGATCTGGTTACATGGGTGTTTGTATTGATAATATTCCCTCTCAGTATAGCTCATACAATAATATGACTACATTCTCCAATTCAATTTGTTATGCAAGAAAGAATTTAAGCTCGGTTCCCTTGTATAGAGATTTGGAGATTCAGCTCTCAAATATTGCATCTTCCAGTTCCAAAACCCAGTCAAGCGTTGTCCTGAACATTTTGAAGTTGGCCCAACTAACTTCGGTTAATGTTATACATCCATACGTTTTAATGACGACAGTAATTTTGACAATTCtaatgtttttatttattctatACGTAACTGTCCCTAAGCTACCATTCAAACTAGCTGTCAATAGATTTCTGTTGTTGCTAAGTCCAACGATAGTTTTGACATGGGGGATTGGTGCCATGTGGACTCATGTTGGTATAAATGCCAGTTATAGATTAGTCCCGTCGTCAAGCATGAATATAATCACTGTCAAGAAAGGTAAAAAGGCAGCAACAATGGCATGGTTTAGCTTTGCATTCCTACTTTTAGATAGCGTGATTTTATGgttaatatttttgagAGATAGGAAAAGCTTGAAAGAGGAAATTGATAATGTCCCATGTGCGCAGGGTAGATACAACAACTACTCTTCAGATTCATCCACATTGCACTCCAAAGTGTAG